The DNA segment TATGTCTTTTGAATATATGTTCACTCACACGTTAAAATTACTGTTTTTTTCTTTATTTTTGACCCCGAGGCAGAGCCTCGAGGAATTCTTTTGATTAAATAGAATTTTTGCAAAGGTAATATTTATAATTTAGGCATCTTCATCAGGAAAGCTTCATTTTCATAAAGCCCAAGTGATTTAAGATAGTTGTCAGTCATTTCAATACTGCTATGCCTGCATTGGCGTTGAATACTTTTAATATCAACTCCAGCATTATACGCTTGTACAACTCCTGTATGCTTCCATGAGTATAAAGTATAATTACTTCCAAATCCTAATTCATCAATAATTATTCTATGACGCCTGCTCATCACATTCTTTGAAACAGGTATTTCTTGAGTTTTTCCGCAAAATAAATAATAATTATTTTTCCCTTTTAATATTTTTGAAATTTTCAGCGAATCAAACAGGGGAGCTGGAATGTCGAGATAACCTTCTTTGCAATTTTTAGATATTGCAGCCGGAATAAATATTTTTCGTTTTTTTAAATCAATATTTTCAATTTTTAACAATCGAATTTCGTTAGGACGCATGAAGCAATAGTAAATGAACTGAATAAACAACCATAGCTCTTTATCTGTTTTTAATATTTCCTTCTTTATTTTTTCAATTTCTTTAGTTGTATATGCAATGTTTTGAAGCGATTTAACTTCTTTTTGTTTCTTTAATTTAACAAATGGATTTTCTTTTATTACATCACGTTCAATTAAATTATTGAATAAAGATTTTAAACACGAATTTTTAACATTAACAGTTTTTCCACTAAATTTCTTTTCAGATAATAAATAATCAACGTACATCTGTGCTTTGAATCTATCAAAATAATTAATGTTGGTAAATGCAAACTTATTATCCTTAGCCCATTTTAAAAAAATATTCAGTGTGCTACTAAATGATAAGTAAGAACTGTTACGAAAAGTTGATTTTTTTATTTCAAGAATATTTAACAATGCTTTTTCAAGCGTTACTGATTTATTAATTTCAGTTTCTTTTTCAGATTTCTTATTTACATCTATATGGTATCCATCAGATAAAATTACATTGATAGATTTTATTTGATTTTTAGCGTATGCCCTTCGTTCTTCCTTAGTTTTATAGTTGTTTACCGAATAATCTCTTCTCCTGATTAGCATATTTTTTTGAA comes from the Bacteroidales bacterium genome and includes:
- a CDS encoding tyrosine-type recombinase/integrase, whose protein sequence is MGENLYPFRKATLNDCGGDVSQRWYISFYAWSIQKNMLIRRRDYSVNNYKTKEERRAYAKNQIKSINVILSDGYHIDVNKKSEKETEINKSVTLEKALLNILEIKKSTFRNSSYLSFSSTLNIFLKWAKDNKFAFTNINYFDRFKAQMYVDYLLSEKKFSGKTVNVKNSCLKSLFNNLIERDVIKENPFVKLKKQKEVKSLQNIAYTTKEIEKIKKEILKTDKELWLFIQFIYYCFMRPNEIRLLKIENIDLKKRKIFIPAAISKNCKEGYLDIPAPLFDSLKISKILKGKNNYYLFCGKTQEIPVSKNVMSRRHRIIIDELGFGSNYTLYSWKHTGVVQAYNAGVDIKSIQRQCRHSSIEMTDNYLKSLGLYENEAFLMKMPKL